A window of the Carassius gibelio isolate Cgi1373 ecotype wild population from Czech Republic chromosome B16, carGib1.2-hapl.c, whole genome shotgun sequence genome harbors these coding sequences:
- the LOC127974796 gene encoding protein rapunzel isoform X1: MADNEIFDDQEKLKRGLVKVLECVATISSAAAVVNPIFGVAGSLIRVVLHHVDDEDIQKLKHEFDSVNRALDEISQENRQALLQIRKETVDKQYHEVEENIRNQFRKFMEIVEAKPEQVQRKKDDFVESFINDKDDQNLYTLYEGVMGKRKLFSQPILDIYMKHSQGDQHVMENLCTRLAYLFCIGYIALMGYYGILGDDLESRNKEWEENMRNVQEKMQEVLRRCK; this comes from the coding sequence ATGGCTGACAATGAGATATTTGATGACCAAGAGAAGCTGAAGAGGGGTCTAGTGAAGGTTCTGGAGTGCGTGGCCACCATCTCGTCTGCAGCAGCGGTGGTCAATCCCATCTTCGGCGTGGCTGGTTCTCTCATCCGGGTGGTGCTACACCACGTGGACGATGAAGACATCCAGAAACTCAAACATGAGTTTGACAGCGTGAATCGAGCCCTGGATGAAATCTCACAGGAGAACCGTCAAGCCCTGCTGCAAATCAGGAAGGAAACAGTGGACAAACAGTACCACGAGGTGGAAGAAAACATCCGCAATCAGTTCCGCAAATTCATGGAGATCGTGGAGGCCAAACCAGAGCAAGTGCAACGCAAGAAGGATGATTTTGTTGAGAGTTTCATCAATGATAAAGATGACCAGAACCTGTACACGCTTTACGAAGGCGTGATGGGGAAGCGCAAACTCTTCAGTCAGCCCATCCTAGACATCTACATGAAGCATTCGCAGGGTGACCAGCACGTCATGGAAAACCTCTGCACTCGACTCGCGTATCTGTTCTGCATCGGTTACATCGCTCTGATGGGCTACTACGGCATCCTGGGGGATGATCTGGAATCTCGAAACAAAGAGTGGGAAGAGAATATGAGGAACGTGCAGGAGAAAATGCAGGAGGTGCTGAGGAGATGCAAGTGA
- the LOC127974796 gene encoding protein rapunzel isoform X2: protein MAEKQQIKATAVKVLCYVEKISSFASNIDPLFGIVTSVVGVVRKGLGDEEDNEMDKDFKQIHQKLETISEKNKQTLRQIRIDEINETYGKHEEIIKHQYTAFNNMLEKVKLDPDNSDRHMKDFVKIYENDKMDLSLDTYYRGVKGAALFGKPMLQVYLENCQRNKKVMEARCSHIAHLFYIGLMALMAYYAVTEDDEDEVRDKWCPRVIEIQAKMQEVLEQCTEEN from the coding sequence ATGGCAGAAAAACAGCAGATCAAAGCGACTGCGGTCAAAGTGCTGTGCTATGTGGAGAAGATCTCCTCCTTCGCCTCCAACATAGACCCTCTCTTTGGGATTGTGACTTCAGTGGTTGGGGTGGTTAGGAAAGGCCTTGGGGATGAGGAGGACAATGAGATGGACAAGGACTTCAAACAGATCCATCAGAAGCTGGAAACCATCTCAGAGAAGAACAAGCAGACCCTGCGGCAGATCCGCATCGACGAAATCAACGAGACTTATGGTAAACATGAGGAAATCATCAAGCATCAGTACACGGCTTTCAACAACATGCTGGAAAAGGTTAAACTGGACCCTGACAACTCAGATCGTCACATGAAGGATTTTGTGAAGATCTATGAGAATGATAAGATGGATCTCAGCTTAGATACGTATTACCGTGGAGTGAAGGGTGCCGCTCTGTTTGGGAAGCCCATGCTGCAGGTTTACCTGGAGAACTGCCAAAGAAACAAAAAGGTGATGGAGGCCCGTTGCTCTCACATCGCACACCTGTTCTACATCGGTCTAATGGCACTGATGGCCTACTACGCCGTCACTGAAGATGACGAGGATGAAGTGAGAGACAAATGGTGCCCGAGGGTCATTGAAATTCAAGCCAAGATGCAAGAAGTTCTGGAACAGTGCACTGAGGAAAACTGA